A region from the Spea bombifrons isolate aSpeBom1 chromosome 7, aSpeBom1.2.pri, whole genome shotgun sequence genome encodes:
- the EIF2AK1 gene encoding eukaryotic translation initiation factor 2-alpha kinase 1 produces MSGVTDTPNANKVVKKSDVNPDFEFPKEAELGFDESDSPSDLKMINGTRRFPNVTTVPSQLLLVSLVEHLCYVHEQNPHRSKYLFKLLCQTFTKMGLLTPFAFSDEFSTVRLQHSTAITELLKAAKRHMYKEEITNGELNVQLARAKNMLFEAQTSRYLSEFEEIAQLGKGAYGNVYKVRNKLDGQFYAIKKILIKKVSRSDCKKVLREVKVLAGLQHPNIVGYHTAWMEHVQPPHSKCKPLAQLQAIKGSSSHTSSKNNNGIQSVESSGSFITFAESAESNSSPEPASESSISMSSVGKPISPTEKGANSHTLPDLRKQRKQDTNANNGSKTSVCNKRPPAQDLCWRDKCPFYSDDDDDTSDSSCDEECPQKELCLHRHFEIQYHLMLHIQMKLCEKSLRDWIAERNNGYRERSDASSCYDFVDVGRTMRMFYQLLEGVQYIHSMGILHRDLKPRNVFLHGPDLHVRIGDFGLACGDIIRHSRDRWSQKDGTNDPTHTLGVGTWLYAAPEQLQGSHYDFKSDMYSVGIIFFEIFHPFGTEMERVEVLTALRDGIFPQSFEEHWPTQSNFIRLLTSTDCAKRPSASQLLESELFYRRENVIQDLQKKVLDLEEENERLKKMLREQSAPRQDDGVKAAGNKTADARTLADSFFTSV; encoded by the exons ATGTCTGGGGTCACCGACACCCCAAATGCCAATAAGGTGGTGAAGAAATCAGATGTGAATCCGGACTTTGAGTTTCCAAAAGAGGCCGAATTGGGATTCGatg AGTCCGATTCTCCATCCGACCTGAAGATGATTAACGGCACAAGACGGTTTCCAAATGTGACTACGGTGCCCAGTCAGCTGCTGCTCGTGTCGCTGGTTGAACATCTCTGCTACGTCCACGAGCAGAACCCCCATCGCTCCAAGTATCTGTTTAAGT TGCTGTGTCAAACCTTCACCAAAATGGGCCTGTTGACGCCCTTTGCCTTCAGTGATGAGTTCAGCACGGTGAGGCTCCAGCACAGCACGGCCATCACCGAACTGCTCAAAGCTGCTAAACGGCACATGTATAAAGAG GAAATCACCAACGGGGAGTTGAACGTACAGTTAGCCAG AGCGAAGAATATGCTGTTTGAAGCCCAGACCTCTCGCTACTTGAGTGAGTTTGAGGAGATCGCTCAGCTCGGGAAAGGAGCTTATGGGAATGTGTACAAG GTCAGGAACAAGCTAGACGGACAGTTTTATGCCATTAAGaaaatactaattaaaaaaGTATCTCGGAGTGACTGCAAGAAG GTACTACGTGAAGTTAAAGTGTTGGCTGGGCTCCAGCACCCTAATATCGTGGGATACCACACAGCATGGATGGAGCACGTCCAGCCGCCTCACTCAAAAT GCAAACCACTTGCTCAGCTACAGGCGATCAAGGGATCATCAAGTCACACATCATCCAA aAATAACAATGGGATACAGAGTGTGGAAAGCAGTGGGTCGTTTATCACGTTTGCCGAGTCGGCTGAAAGCAATTCCTCTCCAGAGCCGGCCTCAGAAAGCAGTATTTCTATGTCGTCTGTGGGTAAACCGATCAGCCCCACCGAAAAGGGGGCAAACAGCCACACGTTACCCGACCTGCGGAAGCAGAGGAAGCAAGACACCAACGCAAACAACGGATCAAAGACAAGTGTTTGCAATAAACGCCCCCCGGCCCAGGACCTCTGCTGGAGAGATAAGTGTCCCTTTTAttcagatgatgatgatgatacgAGTGATTCCTCCTGTGATGAAGAATGCCCTCAGAAGGAACTGTGTTTGCATCGGCATTTTGAA ATCCAGTATCATTTAATGCTTCACATCCAGATGAAGCTGTGTGAGAAGTCTCTAAGGGACTGGATCGCAGAGAGAAATAATGGCTACAGGGAGAGGAGTGATGCTTCCA GTTGTTATGATTTTGTGGATGTGGGACGCACGATGAGAATGTTCTATCAGCTCCTGGAAGGGGTTCAGTACATCCATTCCATGGGTATCCTGCACAGAGATCTCAAA CCCAGAAACGTCTTCTTACATGGACCAGATCTCCATGTCCGCATTGGGGATTTCGGACTTGCCTGTGGTGATATCATACGACACTCAAGAGACCGCTGGTCACAGAAGGATGGGACCAATG ATCCAACACACACACTGGGAGTGGGCACTTGGCTGTATGCTGCGCCTGAACAGTTACAGGGATCACACTATGACTTCAAG TCTGACATGTACAGCGTTGGCATCATATTCTTTGAGATCTTCCACCCGTTTGGGACAGAAATGGAAAGGGTTGAAGTTCTCACAGCTTTAAGGGACGGTATTTTCCCTCAATCATTTGAAGAACATTGGCCAACACAAAGTAACTTCATCAGATTACTGACCAGCACAGACTGCGCAAAACGCCCGTCCGCATCCCAGTTACTGGAAAGCGAGCTCTTTTATCGCAGAGAAAAT GTGATTCAGGATCTTCAAAAAAAGGTGCTTGATCTAGAAGAAGAAAACGAGAGACTGAAGAAAATGTTGCGTGAACAGTCTGCACCCAGGCAGGACGATGGCGTAAAAGCTGCTGGAAATAAGACTGCGGATGCACGAACACTTGCAGACAGTTTCTTTACCTCTGTATAA